CCCGCGCCGCCGAAGAGCTGCACTTGACCCAGAGTGCGGTGAGCAAGCAGGTGGCGCAGCTCGAAGAAATGCTGTGCCACAACCTGTTCGAACGGGTGCGCCAGCGCTTGTACCTGTCGCCGGCGGGCTCGCTGTACCTGGCCGAAGTGCACAAGATCCTCACCCAGGTCGACATCTCCAGCCGCTACATCCTCACCTATGGCGGCGAGACCGAAGTGTTGCGCATCGCCACCCAGCCGACATTCGGCGACCGCTGGCTGGTGCCCAAGCTCAAGGATTTTGCAGCCAGGCATCCGAACATCCACCTGGATGTGCGCAACGAACTCGAACCCTTCGACGTGTTGCAGGCCAAGGCCGATATCGCGTTTTTCTTCGGCCAGGGCTCGTGGCCGGGGGCGACGTGCATTGAGCTGTTTCGCGAAGCCGTGGTGCCGGTCTGTGCACCAGGCTTTGTCGCCGAAGGCAGCGATGCTTCGTCGCGCCACACCTTGCTGCAATGCACCTCGCGCCCGGAAGCCTGGCACGAATGGTTCCTGGAACAAGGCCTGCATTCGCAGAACAGCTACCACGGGCCGCGTTTCGACACGTTCTACATGTGCATTCGCGCGGCGCAATCGGGCTATGGCGT
The sequence above is a segment of the Pseudomonas sp. R76 genome. Coding sequences within it:
- a CDS encoding LysR substrate-binding domain-containing protein, which encodes MISKRLTPSMTALQCFEAAARHLSFTRAAEELHLTQSAVSKQVAQLEEMLCHNLFERVRQRLYLSPAGSLYLAEVHKILTQVDISSRYILTYGGETEVLRIATQPTFGDRWLVPKLKDFAARHPNIHLDVRNELEPFDVLQAKADIAFFFGQGSWPGATCIELFREAVVPVCAPGFVAEGSDASSRHTLLQCTSRPEAWHEWFLEQGLHSQNSYHGPRFDTFYMCIRAAQSGYGVALVPQYLVAEELANASLMIPWDYTMPSAGAHFIAHAEHAGEVPKVKAFLNWMVDYVKAHPDF